CGAGCCCGCGATGCTCAGGCCGCCCACCATCACCGGCAAGCAGGCCGCGATCACGCCACCGAACACCAGGAACAGCACCACGGCCACCATCGGCAGCGCCAGCACCTCCATGCGTCGCTGGTCGGTGGCGATGGTGCCGGTCAACGCCTCGGCCACCGGTTGCAGCCCGGCGAGTTGCACCGTGCCGCCGTCGAGCTTTTGCAGATCCGGCGCGATGGCCTTGTAGTTGTTGAGGATGGTGTCGTCGTCGTCGCCCTTGAGCGGGATGGAAACAAAGGTGTACTTCTTGTCAGCGGTCGCCATGCCTTGCACGACGCTGCTTGTCGTGTCGGGGGCGCGCAGAAAGCCGGCCCAGCCGAGCACCTCTTTGGAGTGATCCTGCTGGAACTGGTTGAGTTCGTCGACGATCTTCTTCGACCACGCCGGGTCGTTGACGGTCTTGCCCTCCGGGGCATGGAAGATCGCGACGATGTGACCGCTTCGGTCCCGGCCGTAGACCTTGTCGCCCAGCGCCGAGGCCTTCACCGACTCACTGCCGTCGTCGTAGAAGCCGCTCTGCGTGACGTGGGAGCCCAGACTCAGCCCGAAAACGCCGCCGCCGAGGCACAGAGCCACCATGACCCCGATTACGATGAACCGGTAGCGGTACACAGTTCGACCCCACCAGGCGAACACGTAAGCTCCTTACTGGATCGTTAGCGACCCGCGCATTTGATTTTCGGTTTTCGCCATACGTCGGTTGTCACACGCGCGAGGTCAACAGCGAGGACAGCGGCCGGAACGGCTGCAGCCAAGCTCCCTGCTCGGGTAGCGAATCAAGGCCGATTCGCGGTAGCGGTTCCCGGAAAACCCCAGCGATGTCCTCCAGGTCGACGAACTCCAAGGTATCCGACGCTAGCGCCCAACTGGCGTGTTCACGAAATCCGAGCACTTGAACTGCGGTTCCGCTGCGGGCCACCTCCTCCAACGGCTGGCGGAACGCCTGACCGTCGGCCGAAGCCACCACCAGCGCCGCGAGCCCTTCGCGGTAGCGCTGGTCGATGTGCGCCAGCATGTCGCGGTCGACGTCACTGTCCTCGTCTATTTTCGGTTTGGCGAAGACCGCAAATCCGACATTGCGCAACGCGTCCACCCACGGCCGGACCACTTCGGCACCGCCGGGCGCGATGTTGGTGAAGACGGTGGCCTCGGGTTCGATCGA
The nucleotide sequence above comes from Mycobacterium decipiens. Encoded proteins:
- a CDS encoding NYN domain-containing protein: MTTQTSQPFARPSVLAEDVSQDGLTGLAGPAARVLLVWDAPNLDMGLGAILGRRPTALERPRFDALGRWLLARTAEIAAGVPGVSIEPEATVFTNIAPGGAEVVRPWVDALRNVGFAVFAKPKIDEDSDVDRDMLAHIDQRYREGLAALVVASADGQAFRQPLEEVARSGTAVQVLGFREHASWALASDTLEFVDLEDIAGVFREPLPRIGLDSLPEQGAWLQPFRPLSSLLTSRV